In Calothrix sp. PCC 7507, one DNA window encodes the following:
- a CDS encoding DUF1995 family protein, which produces MSELPKSLEEAIAQSRTATQAALADGYTRLQVEFLFPELKPMPVAEQYLPLLADYESRLKVFFADTGAAALARRDWDVPFTISDIGTGRATSVSDKIQPEEEIFLFIAPSSVEISQLEKLFAEIGDRPAILLNPRLEDAAIVGIGYAARQIRERFINTIETCYYLRPVDDQTAVFRCYPGLWEVWVETNGEYQKIAELPKRPSGDEIDLILLKGQPQIGKDAVPGKKPSVFKSLQRFLKALSS; this is translated from the coding sequence ATGTCCGAACTTCCTAAGAGTCTTGAAGAGGCGATCGCCCAATCTCGCACAGCCACCCAAGCTGCCCTAGCAGACGGTTATACTCGCTTACAAGTTGAGTTTTTGTTTCCAGAACTCAAACCTATGCCAGTCGCCGAACAATATCTACCACTGCTTGCAGATTATGAATCCCGCCTCAAGGTGTTCTTCGCCGATACAGGTGCTGCTGCTTTAGCTCGTCGCGATTGGGATGTACCATTTACAATTTCGGATATCGGTACAGGTAGAGCAACTTCTGTCAGCGACAAAATTCAGCCAGAAGAGGAAATTTTCTTATTCATCGCCCCTAGTTCCGTAGAAATATCCCAGCTAGAAAAGCTATTTGCCGAAATAGGCGATCGCCCCGCAATTCTTCTCAATCCCCGTCTAGAAGATGCCGCTATTGTGGGCATTGGTTACGCAGCTAGGCAAATTCGCGAGCGTTTCATTAATACTATTGAAACCTGCTACTACTTACGCCCTGTAGACGATCAAACTGCCGTATTTCGCTGCTACCCTGGACTGTGGGAAGTATGGGTTGAGACTAACGGTGAGTATCAAAAAATTGCCGAGTTACCCAAAAGACCATCAGGTGATGAAATAGATTTAATCCTCTTGAAAGGACAACCGCAAATAGGAAAAGATGCTGTACCAGGGAAAAAGCCCAGTGTATTCAAGAGTTTGCAACGCTTTCTCAAAGCTTTGAGTAGTTAG